In Kordia antarctica, the following proteins share a genomic window:
- a CDS encoding glycosyltransferase family 2 protein, whose amino-acid sequence MTNFTEHKIGVVIPYYNAANHIEKVVEKLPEYIDKIIIVDDRGKEPIPDSLLYKDKFGDRIFIVRNIKNLGVGGATKTGFKKAIELELDYVLKVDADDQMDSKFIPDLLRPLLEGKAEYAKGNRFKDFKALRQMPFTRKVGNLGLSFLTKAASGYWNNFDPTNGFFAIKVELLKKLDFKNIHRDYYFESSLISELYFHEARIKDVPMPANYGDEKSNMQIWKIPFIFIPKLTKTFFKRILKSYFIYDFNIASVYLVFGFPMFLFGLVYGIYNWIHYASLGEFTPTGTIMLITVSLILGFQLLLQAIQFDISKAPKSVS is encoded by the coding sequence ATGACAAACTTTACCGAACACAAAATAGGTGTCGTTATTCCATACTATAATGCCGCAAATCATATAGAAAAAGTAGTGGAAAAACTGCCCGAATATATTGATAAAATTATCATTGTTGATGATCGTGGAAAAGAACCTATCCCTGATAGTTTATTGTACAAAGATAAATTTGGAGATAGAATTTTCATTGTAAGAAATATAAAAAATTTAGGCGTTGGTGGCGCTACGAAAACGGGTTTTAAAAAAGCAATTGAATTGGAACTCGATTATGTCCTAAAAGTAGATGCTGACGATCAAATGGATAGCAAATTTATTCCAGATTTATTACGTCCGTTACTTGAAGGAAAAGCCGAATATGCTAAAGGAAATCGTTTTAAAGACTTTAAAGCGTTGCGACAAATGCCGTTTACACGAAAAGTTGGAAACTTAGGATTGTCGTTTTTAACCAAAGCCGCTTCGGGTTATTGGAATAATTTTGATCCGACAAATGGCTTCTTTGCGATTAAAGTTGAGTTGCTAAAGAAGTTAGATTTCAAAAATATTCACCGCGATTATTATTTTGAATCGTCATTGATTTCCGAATTGTATTTTCATGAAGCCAGAATCAAAGATGTGCCAATGCCAGCCAATTACGGAGATGAAAAATCGAACATGCAAATTTGGAAAATACCGTTTATTTTTATTCCAAAATTGACAAAAACATTCTTCAAACGTATTCTGAAAAGTTACTTTATTTACGATTTCAATATTGCTTCTGTATATTTAGTATTCGGTTTCCCGATGTTTCTCTTTGGGTTAGTTTACGGAATTTACAACTGGATTCATTACGCTTCTTTAGGCGAATTTACACCAACAGGAACCATTATGTTGATTACAGTTTCATTGATTTTAGGTTTTCAATTGCTTTTACAAGCCATTCAGTTTGACATCTCAAAAGCTCCAAAATCTGTGTCATGA